The Glycine soja cultivar W05 chromosome 4, ASM419377v2, whole genome shotgun sequence genomic sequence acaacagCTCCATAAAGTGGATAATTATAAatcttaaagaaaaatttgattgaaaagtTGAATGGCATGAAGAAAATTCGTTAGCTCCTTATTTAGTTCAAATTGGTGACAATAAACCCCAATTTATTACTTCCTTTATATCAACTACACCTACCCCTTGtccaattctaaaaaataggattttgcaTAATAAGTTTTTGAGATTCAACAATTCTTATTAAAGTTGCACAGTTTTTTCACATCCCCACTTGTACGGCGAAATTGTCAATGTTGTCAGAACCACTTTGTATAACAGAAACACACTCTCTCGATGCACTAGTGGAGGGTGCATAAAACATGTGTAACAAAAGTGAGATTTTGTTGTGCATTATACAAAGAAATCACacttttgttgcacaatattttTCTCACCCTCATTAGTACAGCATGAATGTGATTCCATTATACAAAGTCGGAaagagtaattttaaatttcagcattcattaccataaaaacttgtactgaaccaataaaaaataatctcacCAGACATCTGCATACAATAACATGTTTTAACAGTAGCAAATTCTTATTCCTAGCACAAGCACGATATCATAAACTATAAATTGCCGATAAATTGGCATCATTGTCATGACTCtagaaagttaaaaataataaagccaAACACATACACTACCAAGACTCAACAATCTGTCCTCGGCAAAGAAATCATAGAAAAACATCCATATAACTGGTAACGCATAAATTTCCCATCATCAGTACCTCCTGGGGTAGCGGTCCATAAACCGACCCGAAGGGCACTCATATGCCAGGTGACCACGACCTCCACAATTGTGGCAAATCATCAAGGGGCCCATGCAATCCCTACTCATGTGACCTAATTGCTGGCAGTTCCTGCAAACAACATCTCTATAGccaccaccgccaccaccaCGAGCACCACCGCCACCACCGCTGCGATCTCCAAGAACATTGGCTTTCGGACACTGTCTAGCCACATGCCCAGAAACATTGCACAAATTACAAATTGGATCATTAGGACAATCACGTGCCAAGTGGCCTGTCTTCCTACAGTTGTTGCATGCCTTCTCATTCGTACATTCAGCTGCAATGTGCCCCTGCTTATAACAGTTGTTGCACAACCTTAAGTCCCCTGGAGGCATTGGAGGGGCTGAGCATTCCCTAGCACGGTGTCCAGCTTTACCACAGGTGTGGCAAATACCCTCATTTGGACAACTGCTGGCCATGTGGCCAGGTTCTTTACAGTTCCAGCACAGTGACTTTGTCGTACATTCAGAAGCAATATGCCTGATCAAACATTCAAAACCAGAAACATAAAACCTTGTTAGCAGATATTGTATAATTGACAATTTGACATCACAGACTTCTGATATAAATAAATTCTTCAGAAGAAATGTAACTATTATAATTGTAGTAATTGGTATCtaaatataaggaaaaaaaatgtaactgaAGTTGGAAATAGCAAACAACACAATAGACCTGTTAACTAACTTCCAACATAAGGAACTGTATCAGGAAAGGTTCAAATTAATGGTCAACttctacccccccccccccaaaaaaaaaaaaaattaatttaagcatTTCATGAATCATCTCTCATCACATGAAACCATTATAATTCACAGCAAGAAGTATATTGCAGAATTAAATGCTAAATTCTTAAGAAACATAGAAGGAATTCCATACCCAGGGAGGCCACAGTTGTGGCAAATTGCGACATTAGGGCATTCTCTTGCATAATGACCAGGTCTCTTGCAGTTCTTGCACAGATTGTCACGGCTGACAAAAAAACCTAATTAGTGTTGCCATTGTAAGAAATGCATGCTCATGTTCCAAAAGTCAGATGGCTTTGAGTAAATGCACCCCCTCTGTTTGAGAGGCAAAGCACATCACTTAAGTTTCAAACTAATCATAGCAGCAGCCAGAGTAAGAAGATTGCAAACCACAAGAACAGAAAATAAATTGGTCATACTTAGGGTTTTATAAACAGCTTAATAAAGATTCAAAGCCTCTTCTAGTAAAAGCATACTTCAATCTTCTTTGGCTTCCTTAACCAATGCATTTAAGTAGAAAAACAACTgcaaataaatagttaaaatcCAAAAGAAAACCTGAAACCCCGACGTGAATCTCTCCTGTAAGGTGCATCACGATAGGAAAATCGATCAGAGCGGATCTTACGGTCCATTGGGCTCCTGCTTCTGCTCCTGCTGCGGCTGTCTGAActcattttcaacttttttttctttcctaccCTCTACCACAAATGATCAGCAAAACCACCTCCACCACAACCAACACCACCAGCCACTGCCTCCTTCCTGTCCACATCACAACCAACATCCAATATCATCCTTAAGCCAACTAGCCAAGCCAAACCCCCTACCtccccttcaaaatataaaaaccgcAAATTCCAACAGTATACGACATGAAATTTCAACAAGCAATCCATCTCACATTCACATCAATCAAATACCACTGCACTCAGCACCTAAAACCATTCTTCATAATATTCATGTACttctcacaaataataatatttccaACATAGGATCACTCTACCTTTGAAAAAACAATAGAAAGAATATCACTCCATCTTTCAGCAAAGCTAATCCAGTAGCGAAGATGGATaaggtaaaatatttattaacacaCAAAGTCATCTGGAAGCATAGTTTTGGTTCAGGAATAGTGGAATACTATTTTCCTTTCAAGGAGATTGAgggataaaataaagaaaatgaccACTGAGAAAGGAAAGGAGGCACACATGGTGATAGCAAGCTACATCTTGCAAATGGAAAATACAGATGCCTTTCAAATAAACACATGTTCTTGAACAGGCTCACCCTCCTGAAAATACTACATCTTCATGTTGATTAGATGCTATATAGGACCAGGTTAACCCTATTCAACAATAACATCTACAGATAATTTGCATTGCCATGTTTAAAGTGAGTAATTCACAAATCCTTCACTAAAAGGTCTAGATTGTTATGAACCAACTATCCCAAAGACTTAAGGTGTTGAGTAAAAGCACATGAATGGTTTTATGTCTAATATGCCCCTCACACAAGAGCCCTTTGCTCTTGAAGCGTGGACAATGTTCCATGTCAATCCTACCTTGtgcaaatatttgaattatatttagaAGAAAAGGGGTGCTAGGGGACCACTGTCCTGACTACATGGTCATAGAGGCTTTAATACTATGTCATGGATCAACTATCACAAAAACTTAAGCTGTTGAGTAAATGTACATGGATTTTATAAAAACGACAATTCAAACTCATGGTGTGGGTATAGCACAGATTCAGTGACACTGCTGGAGAAAGAAACACTTTCTATTGCATCTAATGGGAGATTTTCCCTTTTTGGTCCATGTAACATAGAATTAAGCTAGGAATCAATTAAACAGTTGGGTACATATCAATGGGCTTATTGTTTTTAACCAGATATTTTTGGTCCAATACATTATCATGATGTATTTGGGCACCATATATCctcaaaaattacaattaacaaAATCTAATGTATCATACAACGACATCTGATATAGCAAATCTGGGCATGTTCAGATTTTGCAAAATGATTATGAGAGTTAGACCACAGTGTGATGTGCTCTATTTTCTCATTAAATtctcaattttatataaaagaactATGCAGGAAATAACTTCAAAATCCCATCaagagattttaattttaaactaaagtTGCTTCTTCCTTTTGCATATCTagaattttttatcataatatcaTGACATTATTTTTGGGAGATAATCATAGAGTGAGACACAACATATGCAGATAAATgtgatgaataataaaaatacacacaGTAAACGTTATTGTTTTCAGCTAGTTCTCAACAATCACCACTCACCACACGAAAACACAGAACTCAGCCTTGATTTCTACTTAATCCGAGCTGTTCTAGTGCAGGTAACATAGGAATATCCTAATTAGCTGTCCTTGGTTAGTTCCAGATCCGAACAAACAAATTATTCCCAACTCCATTGGCTCAAGATGTAAAACAGCTCCCTGGAATTTCACTTCCCAGTTCCCACAGTCCACCACAGCTAAAAAATTTATCCTCACATACAAAAACATCAATTCACAAATTCAACTTCATTATCATTCTTTTTTTCTAGATATCGTCAACAAATTCAGCGCAGGAAACTTAAGCTGCTCCTTTGTAAAACCGTCACGTACATATACATCCGAGCAAAGTTGTTTTTGGGAAAACCGTTCAATCTTACGCGTAGAAACATAGATCGTCAACCATTACCAGGAAAACACACATCAAAAGTCATAAATCCGTCACGTCCAAACCTTATGTAAATTACAGATTCGGAATCGGAACCCTAAGAAGAGCCGATAACGGTAAGCACCACAGGGAATCAAGGCGAAACGAAACCCCAAGCATCGATATCGGAAAATGAGGGAAACTGAAGGAAATCGTACCCAAATTCGACAAGATGAATCCGAATCGAAtttaaccctaaccctaaccctaacagaGAGTCCCGTCgcaataaaacaaacattaataAGGCATAAGAAGAGAA encodes the following:
- the LOC114408435 gene encoding zinc finger protein GIS2-like, producing MSSDSRSRSRSRSPMDRKIRSDRFSYRDAPYRRDSRRGFSRDNLCKNCKRPGHYARECPNVAICHNCGLPGHIASECTTKSLCWNCKEPGHMASSCPNEGICHTCGKAGHRARECSAPPMPPGDLRLCNNCYKQGHIAAECTNEKACNNCRKTGHLARDCPNDPICNLCNVSGHVARQCPKANVLGDRSGGGGGARGGGGGGYRDVVCRNCQQLGHMSRDCMGPLMICHNCGGRGHLAYECPSGRFMDRYPRRY